The Puntigrus tetrazona isolate hp1 chromosome 13, ASM1883169v1, whole genome shotgun sequence genome contains the following window.
aataatgaccttttatgtaATTTCGAGGTCCTGACATCTGCAAGAAAATAATactaatgatgataataaaatgcaattcatattacataaatattttatataaaacattttaaaaaaattaaaatgataatataattaaaaattattgaGTGCACTTTTACCCAATAAGATGCATGTCtcattgcacaaaaaaaaagtactgacaCCCCGACACAGGCTGTTGGACTCACATTGTGAAAACCAATGTTGTGCTGCTCTCACACCATTCAATAACATTCTGTTGCTCTCAATTGTAGTGCACCAGCAAACACCCTGTATTGTATATTGTTTCTGAGTGCTGAGTGGGTTTGTAGCATCTGTTTTCCCCCATGCTCTTAATACAGTTATCTGATACTCCAGTATCCTTGTTGGCTCCTGCTACACAGTCAGTCCCCATTGAGGGATTCTTTTCTCGGTATGAGTGCAGAGGTGAAAGATAACAAAGGTCGTCAGGTTCAAAGGCCCTGTCTGGGTGTCACACATCTGCCGTTTTTTTTGGTGACGCTCACAGGCTTGGTTACATTTGTTTAGCTGTGTGGTTGATGCATATTTGATGAATTTCACGCAAGTGATGAATATGATTTGGTGTGTTGGAATTGAACATCAGAATTTGAATTTCTACTTTAGATGCATAGGATAAGGGGGTTGATTAAACCTTAAAGAGCTGCACTGTCACAGATGGACCGTAAGTCCCCGATATGTCCATACGTTCACGGCACAGCTGTGTTCTAATAAAATGAACCTAATAAAATCCGTTTCCCAAAGGTTTCACTACCACTTATACCATGATGCATGAGCGGGTCTAACAACACTAGTGTGTTGGTCTTGTTCATTGTAGAATTTTTTGCATGGAATTAGAACATGCAGTTGTATCCAGTGTTGGTCACTTTCcagtttcttttccatttgcaGCTCAGTGGAAGCAGTTCTGAAGGCTTTAATCAAGAACTGCAGACCGTAAGTACTTAGATTCGTATCATATTTCCTTTATGCCAGgcatacactaccagtcaaaggTTTAGGGtcaataagatatttttaaacaacattaatttttttattttgcaaggaTGAATAAAAAATTGATCACATGTGACAGTAAATAATTTGTGTAAGGGTTATCCGTTTTAAGTTACACTACCagtaaaaagtttggacacGCTTAActaaatatgtgtatttttaatgattaaaaaaaaatcctattagCTTTTTGGATAACTAGGAATTTTAGATTTGCTACTTCTCATGTATGACTTCAGTGTACATAAACAGTGTTCCCTAATAGATCCTCAGTTTCTCCCTAGGCTGTTAATCctgtttaatgctttttttaatttggcttTGTTGGAGTTTCCTGACTCTGTCACTGAGTCTGCCGGGATTAGTGCTATCCCTTTTTCAGCAAGAGGTCATCAAGGACATCATATCCATAAAATTGAGGGAAAAaactaatgatttttgtttgcCATTTTAACTGGAATAGGAAAAGAAATGTGTATGTTTGTCTTAAttccattaaaacacaaaaacgaTTCTATGGAAGTTATTTAGGGTAAGGTGAAACTGCCCAAAGCTCCTCTCAGCTCATCAACAGTAGGATTACAGAAAATATCAGTGATAATAGTAGTAGAGTTACAGATAGCGTACTGTTTGCAGGCAAATACTGTACAGGTCAGTAGATGGTTGACAGGAAGTGCCGCATGGTTTATGTCAGGATTCCTGATGTGGCTTAGACCGGCAGACTGTAAGCCTTTAACTAAAGCACTTTAAGCAGTTATCCAGTTAATAAGAGTTTACTTGTACTTGTACTTGTACTTGGTACAGTTTACCATGACAGTTAATTGGCACAGTTTTGTCCTATCTGTGCATTATGCTTGAAATCAGATGAAAGCAACAGCTCTTCATAAAATCATTCTCTGTGCGTCTTTGTATGAATGTGTGCAGATATTTTCCAGAATCAGCCACGCAGGAAATGCTGGAAGAGTGGAGGCCTCTTATGTGCCCATTTGACGTGACCATGCAAAAGGCGATGGGATATTTTGAGCTCTTCTTGCCCACCACTCTCCCTCCAGAGCTGCATGATAAGGGTTTTAAGTAAGCGCTGCCTGAAATTAAGCCACACTTTCAGTCTGCTTTCACTTGCACAATCCATCATATTAATCTGGAAATTGGAGTCAgtagaatttttatatttctgaaagagaAGTCACAtgttcaccaaagctgcatttatttgatcacaaatagattaaaaacatgaatattgtgcagtattttaaaaattactgtCAATGATTTCAgttattaaaatggaatttgtaatgtaattttacaatgtCAGAGCTGAATGTCCAACCATTTTCAGCATTCTTTAAATGGTTAGTTCAAcccaaaatgaaacttctgtcatttATTACTTACTCCAATGTCTTtgcaaacctgtaagaccttcattcaacTTCAgatcacaaattaagatatttttgttgaaatccaagagctatctgaccctccacagacagcCACAGAACTGAAATATCCAGGTCCACTGATGGACCACTTTAccaatgtatttactacgtttctgggaAGTTTTCAGTTTATGGAGGGTTAGATAGCTCTCCTGTTTCACCAagaatatcttaatttgtgttccaataAACTttcagatttggaacaacatgaggatgaataattaatgacagaattttcatttttgtgaaccCTTTAAAAAAGGTTATACTGACTACATGCTTCAAATGGTGACGCGTTTAACCTTAAATGTAGCATGCATCATgtcagattctttttttttcttctttttttttaaattaaatataatttgaaagtCATTAATACAAATCTAGAATAACTAGACAATGGAAAATTGTAAcatactttaaatgtatttacataactGTGACACATCTGATGcgtatcatatttttttcagagcTTTTATGTGATGCATGTTCCATGAAGTACTTTAAATTGTGTGTTTCCGCAGACTTTGGTTTGATGAGTTAATAAGCCTGTGGGTGTCGGTGCAGAACCTTCCAAGCTGGGAAGTGGTAAATATAGTTGACTCACTACTGGATTTTAACTTACTTCAGCAATTCATTATGTTAGCATTAACCTGATTTTGTCTGTTCCAGAATCTTGTCAGCCTTTTTGCACGACTGGCAAATGACAACATTGGATACATAGATTGGGACCCTTATATACCGAAGGTGAGATTCACTTTATCGCCATGGTAGAAAGCGTTATTGCCCCAAAACGGTTTCAGTAATAAGTTTTCCTTGGCTGTTTTATATACACAGCGAAGCCAGTCCTGCGCTGGTTCAATTTTGGTggttatacagtttttttctgtctgttttcagaTCTTCACTAGGATCTTAAGGAGTCTTAATCTTCCTGTAGGATCCAGTCAGATGCTGGTTTCCAGATATCTGACAAATGCCTATGACATCAGTCATGTGGTCATCTGGATTTCTGCTTTGCTGGTAAAATAAAGCACACATGCTTTTAATTGCTTTTGAAATGCCATCAAGTTGTCAAAACCATCAGGATAtgatgtaatgcatttattttatatttaataatgtattttaggGAGGGCCGAGCAAGCAAACCCAGACCCAGCTCAGTGGCCTTTTCAGCAGTATCGCCTCATTTTTCCACCCTTCTAACCATGGCCGCTGGCTGGTGAGTTACTGGTGGACATATCTGATTCTGAAATTTAGGGAAATGTtatctttaaatgctaaataatgtatgaaaaataaatcatatattatttataagtatTACCAAAGACGCTAttgtattaaaacaaaccatttaattaacaaaacaagACTTTTAGGCTGCTTATCTGTCTCCCAGAATGCTTTTTAAGAGCTTGCAGCTGCGTCCGTTTGAAACACACTGCTGCTATCAACAATGCATGCCATTCTTTTTCTAGAAACATCTCCTCATAGACCACAGGACAGTTTGTCTTTCCAGGGATGTGTGTTTGCATTGACTGAGGGAGGCATCTAGTTCTCAGTTTGAAATGTCACAGTAAACCCTTTGAAAGCTTTGTCCTTTTATTGCCACCACATTGTTTTGATATTACTTTGTCTGTGCCTTTTTAGCTGTTGATGAGATGTTGACATTCTGTTAAGCATCTGAATTGTTTTCAGAAGCTTACAGAAAGTGTTCTTCGCTTGATTGAAATTAATTGTATGGTTTGCGGTGAGCGCCATAGGGTACAAAACGTGTTGTTGCAGGAAAGAACGCTCACTCAGTGAGATGGGAATCAGAAGTCAAAgttaatatttgatcaaatggCAGTTGTAGTGTAATCGAGCCTTAGGTTTGTCTGTTTCACAGTTGTAGTAATATCATTATGGTCAGAGCTGCacttaatatatatgtaatcatttcatattattaagtatagaaaaaaagatataaaatatatatatatattcatccaTCCCTAGATGAAACTCATGAAGCTCGTTCAGCGATTACCTGCCAGTGTTGTGAAACGTCTGCATCGCGAACGTTACCGGATGCCAACATGGCTGACTCCCGTTCCTGAGAGCCATCTTCTCAGTGAGCAGGACATCACAGACTTTGTGGAAAGTATGAAGCAGCCCGTCTTGATGGCGATGTTTAGCAAAACTGGCAGCCTGGATGCTGCCCAGGCCCTGCAAAACCTTGCCCTGCTCAGACCTGAGCTAGTCATTCCTCCAGTGCTAGagaagtaagtgtgtgtgtgtgtgtttgtttgtttgtttgtttgtttgtttgtttgtttgtttgtttgtttgtttgtttgttttgatggaCAATCTAATATATTTTGGGTGAACAGTTTTTTAGAGTACAATAATTTCATAGATGTTTTGTGAAATACAACTTGCTAACACACCCTTGGTATTTTAGAAATGACACAATAACTTGATCTTGTTTAAGGACATATCCTGCCATGGAGACCCTCACTGAGCCTCACCAGCTGACTGCCACTCTAAGCTGTATGATCAGTGTGGCGCGGAGTCTGGTGGCCGGGGGCCAGAGGTTTCCAGAGGGCCCCACACACATGCTGCCTCTCCTCATGAGGGCTCTGCCCGGGGTCGACCCCAATGACTTCAGCAAATGCATGGTGAGAGTCTGTTCTTGACAGATGTTGATTACGTATAATGAAAACTGGTAAACTgtacatttgaatttatatatatatatatatgtatatatgtgtgtgtgtgtttacataaaagttatttatatatatatatatatatatatatatatatatatatatatatatatatatatatatatatatatatatatatatatatatatatatatatatatatatatatatatatatataacttttatatagagatatatattatttacacagaGGTGTTCCGTATTCATTCAtgttaattattacataacaattacaatttgttaacattaaggtcttaccattaaaataaatactgatttaTATTTTCCTGTCCTAGCTCAGAATATCATACAGTaatcaaaagtgtttttatatatattttttggttcCAGATAACATTCCAATTTTTAGCGACTTTCGTTACTCTTGTGCCATTGGTGGACTGTTCAGCTGCTGTTCAGACCAGAAATGACCTCACACAGGTAAAACATCCTCCTGgcattagtatttttttccctaattcatgtgcaattatttaattatttgtttttgttcaggtGGAGAAAGAGTTGTGTTCAGCCTCAGCAGAATTTGAGGATTTTGTTCTTCAATTTATTGATAGGTACAAAGCTGTCTTTGAATACTGTACATACgcatttctttctgtttccttATTCTCCCATTCTTCATGTTTGTGGCTTTAGGTGTTTTGCACTGATTGACACGAGTACACTGGAACAGACCCGGGAGGAGATGGAGACAGAGAAAATGACTCATCTGGAGAGTCTGGTGGAGCTGGGCCTGTCCTCCACATTCAGCACTATCCTCACGCAATGCTCCGTGGAAATATTCCAGGTCATTATAAACGTGCTCTCTGTACCCATGGAGTTAAACCTAGTCATAACATATATGCTAAGATTTTCTTGTCCCTCCAAGTATCTTACTCTAaccaaggctgtatttttttttatatgatgaaaaatacagtaaaaacagtaatattgtgaaatattatctatttatttgatttattctcTGTGGTGGCAAACGTTTTTAGCAGCCATTGCTCCAGTCtgcagagtcacatgatccatgCATACTTTTCTAGTTGCTTTTGTGAATGGAAGTCTTCTTTTTAACCATCTTCATTATCTAAGtgatgcatccttgctaaataaaagtaaagatttctttcaaaaatgaagATCTTACAGACCCTAAACTTTAAAACAGAAGTGTATACAATGatatttgaacatatttcttttatttttataggtGGCTCTAGAAAAGGTTTTTAACTTTGCCACTACAAACATTTTTGAGACTCACGTGGCTGGACGGATGGTGGCAAACATGTGCAGAGCTGCAACCAAGGTCGGTGTCCTGAGCTCAACTGACCCACAGCTGACAGTGTTTCTCAAAATGTTTGGCTGACCAGTTTAAATGATTATTCTCCTTTCAGTGTCATCCAGCAGAGTCTCTGAAACTCTTTTTACCCCACTGCTGCAATGCCATATTACAAATCTCAGCCTGTAAGTTCCACCTGAATGTAGTGTGTTAATGGTAGTATATATATTGCTACATATGTCGTGAGTTTCCTGTAAACACACCATGTGTTTTTAGATGAAGAGGTATTAAATGAAGAGGAGCTGGATAAAGAGCTGATGTGGAACCTCCAGCTGTTATCTGAGGTCAGCACTGGATTCATCACTGTGTGGATATCTATTTAGTTCTAATGTAGAAATGTAATCAGATTctagaaatgcaaaaatattgcGATCTGTAAGTGAAAATATCTGTCTAGAAATAGaacttttgaaatgcaaatctagAAATCAAAGAGTTTTTCTACGCTCATCAGacctacatttatttgtttaaagatGAGAATAAAACAGCAGGACTgtgaaatactaaaatgtaaaacagctgtcttatattttaataaattaaaaaatgaattatttatttctgtgattgcaAACCTGGATTTTCAGCAACCGgcaattactccagtcttcagtgtcacatgatccttcaaaattgttctaatatgctttttttgtgctcaggaaacatttacttttattctcAGTGTTACGAGTGTTGCTCGAtaattttgcaaaaaacaaaaaggaaaaaaaagtttaacaggattgcttttaaaaaaatctgtctggCCCCAAACTTTTGATTGATAGCTTATATAGTAATTAAAGAAATACAAGTTTAGAAATCGATATTTATAAGATATTAAACTTGACTTTAGAATCTGTAACTACAAATCGATTTTTAACTGTTTCTATAAACATATGTGAACATTTCTGAAATAACAATTCTTGTCTCTGTCTGTAGGTGACCCGTGTGGATGGTGATCAACTGTTACTCTACAAGTCTCAGCTAGTGCAGATTCTTCAGTTAACTCTGCACGTGAAATGTAAGCAGGGCTACAATCTGGCCTGTAAACTTCTCTATCACATCCTGCGCTCCATGTCCCTCATCTATCCCAGAGAGTACTGCAGCATGCCCGGAGGGGTCCAGCAGCACACTGACACATACCTTCCAATTAAGGTCAGCCTCAAGTGGAAAATGTGCCTGCTTTTGCCACTAACCCTCTCATAGTGACGCGAGGCTCAGCTCTGCTTagaataaatctgaaatatgatGCCATAATCCTGAAGAATATCCAAGAGTCCATTTGAAAGCAATCGTTGACCTACTGTGCTGTACAGAGATGTTTGATATGAAAAGCATAACTTTGACCAGTTAGTTTTATACTTTATGATGACATTATGATTTTGGTATCTGGCTTAATGTAAGAGATATTGTTGAGATCTCTTCTGAAACTCTGGAGATGGTTTATCAAATTACCTACCTAATCTTCCCTGGGAACTATAACTATATTAAAGCAAAACTCTACTACGcccaatttaaatgaaatactcTGTGTTAACTATTACTATTACAAGATTGTAAtgttgcattttgtattttatgttgtattttagGGTTAATTGCTAGATACAGATATGATAATtagtaaatacaaatataatataaattagtaAATACTAACATTGTatgaatattataatgtaatatggTCAGTGTTAAAGtatagtgataaaaaaaaaggctgaaaatatactttaatcatgaaaaaaatgtaaaattaccaTTTAATGATAGCAGTGTGGATATAGGATATTTGCGTTTGCTCCTGTGACTGGGATTTACTTTTATCCCATCAAATGTTTCTAAGAGGAAGAGATGAGATGATTGAGTAAATGAATGGATTAGTGGAGCTCCGTCATCGCCTCTAGCACTGGTTAACCTGAGCACCTTTTCTTAGACAGACAGACGTCACTCTTCCTCACTGTCTGACGTATTATTATTACGTGGTTCATTTGAACCTGACTCCACCTCAGAATTCTCCGAAAATCAGAATCATTTATCCTTGTTTTCtaaatttatgaaaacaaatcaatccCAATTCTTTCCAATGTTTTATCTTTAGGTCTTTAAGGAAAAGTGGGTAAATAAAAAAGGATGATTTTAGACATTACACCAGTTATCATCAGTATACTTAATTGCACAGATCAGTGGTCactactgtcttttttttttttggttttgttgtgttatgttttttgtaaaacaaacaaaaacctacATGTCATTGAGGCTGATGTTTCACTAGTTGTCTCTGTTTCCTCTCTGGATCAGGACTGGGGTCGGCCTGGAGAACTGTTGAACCTCGGTATTCAGTGGCATGTGCCTAACACAGAAGAGAAAGAGTTTGTGTTTTACCTGCTGGATCTGCTGTTGAAACCTGAACTTGAGCgtctgcagaaacacacacaaggaGAACAGGACATCAGCAGGTCAGCCACAGGATATGGTAACATGCTATCTATTTGAACTCGTTCGTACTCCCACAGTTCCATCAGTACGTTCCCCTTCATCACCATCTgaccaaaaatgtattaatgttttttttgttgttgttttttaagggACTGCATCTCTTTGTGTTTAAGTTTTGTAATTcgtaatatttcagttttaagttTCGTTTTCATAGaagcaaaaatacaaatgtttttaaaaatctctgGTTTTCAAAATTATGCAGGGTGTTTTGAGCTTCACACATTCATACATCACTGATGTAAGGTGAATCAGAAGCCATGATTTAATATTGATGTATTCTTTATAAatccttttgtttctttcataggttaacagattttaatgaatgcattaattcaaaaaattacatttaagaaaaagtgaTAAGAGAAAGATTAAATTGCTAATGACATTTGTGCCTCTTTAGGGATGATGTTCTACAGAGTCTGTCCATTGTTCATAACTGCCTTCTAGGAGCAAGCAGCCTTCTGCCCCCACTGAATGGAGAACCTGTACCAGAGAAGTGAGTGTGACACGCACAATATAGTGCAGTTACAATAACAGATTAAAGcacttcattttaaacacatcaatttaataatattgtaacCTTGCAATGCTTCCCACTTCAGGATAAACAGCATGATTCAGCTATGCGAGACAAATGTGTACACAGGAGTAGACTACGGTGAGTGCGCATTtcctttttgtgtttaaaaccaTTGCTGGAGCTGCattgattaataaattagttgcttattattgGTTATGTGGCAGACCGGTCTAGAGAGAACTACAGAGAGGACATCTGTAAGATGATTAGACCTCTGCTGCGTAAGTTACTCTAACATACTCATTCCTGTTCTAGTTtaaattttaatagatttttaatagatttttattttattttatattttttgcatctGTAGATTTGTCTCTTAACTCTATAATGTTTATCCATACAGACCACACTCTAGAACACTCAGAGGATGACATCAAATCCCTCTTCTCAATTATAAAGGTGAACTGCAACACTGTCAGGTTTATGTGCATgtgatatttcacagtattttactgGTGATAAGCAGCGGTATGACAGGCGAATGGTGTTTTCTCTTCAAAGATCATCAACGACTTGCTCCACTTTAAAGGCTCACACAAACACGAGTTTGACTCGCGTTGGAAAAGTTTCAGTCTCATTAAGAAGTCAATGGAAAACAAGGTTAGActaacatttattatgttaccAATGTCTTTATTTGACATGTAGTTTACTGACCttgtctcttcttctcttcagcTTCACGGCAGTAAACAGCATATTAGAGCTCTACTCATAGACAGAGTCATGCTGCAACATGAGGTAACtcataagaataataataattacaatttatagAGCCTTTGGGTGAACCTGTCAGACATTtagttttacagattttttttttttttattactgcactatattatatactataataaattGCATGAGAAAAATTAAGACTATGGGGAATGGAACAGATGGTTTAGGGATCATAAAACAAGAAAGCATCTTCTGCATGTTTTGTTATGATTTCAGttgttgtagtgtgttttgtacctgtgtgtttcagttaaGAAATCTGACCACAGAGGGATGTTGCTACAGGAATGTTCATCAGGACTTGATAAATGACCTGCTTAGACTGTCCACCAGCAGGTACAGTCAGGTATGACAAGGCAatatacaaaaaagcaaaagcaatgAGTACAATGCTCACACACTGCCATTTACaatatctgacacagctgcgtttaaaatgaactggaagttaagtgctgggcatccggccagaggagaactggccccaactgagcctggtttctcccaaggttttttttctccattctgtatggatggggttttggtttcttgccgctgtcgcctctggcttgctttgttggggacacttaactccTAGCAATTATCGTTGAATttattacagagaccgtctctgcatttaatatcaaattgttcaatctcgtcattatacatccctatcattgtattcttctactttttactgttcagtgctctgcgctatataaataaaaattattggtGTATTGATCAGTAACAGGTCCTGTTTTTCTCTAGGTGAGGGGTAGAGCTCAAAACGTGTTGTTCACAGCATTGGGAACCTACAGCTTATGTTGCAGAGATGTGATCCCTGCGGTGCTGGAGTATCTGGACCCAGACCGCACTGATGTCTCCCAGCAGCAATTCAAAGTAGGTGTTACACAGTTCAGGATTAATATAGACTGAAAGAAACTAAGAATCTTTCTCTTGCTATTGATCAATCTGACGTACAGCAGCTTTGGAAAATTGACCAGgatcatattttgtattttattttatttttttttttactcttctcCAGGGTGCCTTGTACTGTCTTTTAGGGAACCACTCTGGGATCTGTCTTGCTAACCTGCAGTACTGGGACTGCGTTGCTCTCACATGGCCTGCCATTGTGCGTTCTGGTATGAGCCCCTCCATGTCTCTAGAGAAGTCTTCGGTCGTCCGGCTCGTCGATGATCTGGCTGACAAAGTCCACCGCCAGTATGAGACCATCGGAATCGACTTTTCTGTGAGTTCAGTAAATAGTAGCCTAAATGAGGGAGaaacatttaagttttttttttttaattgtgacatTTGTCATTCCActgttcttttttgtttcatattcaGATCCCGGAGAGTTGTGTTGAGGTTGCTCTGAAAATGATGAAATCTAGTAACCCAGAACCCACTCCATGTGCTGCCTCTGAACAGGAAGAACTGGAGGGAAGAAAAAGacaagaacagaaaaacaaagaatcAGTGCAGtaagtaaatacaaaaaaattacatacaaatatgCTTTCAAATTTATATCCTGTTAAGTAGTGGCTAtacttatattattttttttaaatcaatcctTACAGGAAGTATGAGAAGCTAGTGGTGGATCTTTTGGACAGCCTTTATGACCGAAACTTGTACGTCTACTCATTGTGTATGGTTAAATTGCACAGAAAATGTCTGGATGATAAAGACATGGAAATTTGTTGATCATATGCCTGTTTTTTTGGCAGGCCCTGGAAGTTTGAGCAGATAGCTATcggctttctctctctgatgCTGAGAGATGACAGACCCTTGCCTTCATCTGCAGTCCTCTTTTTCATTGAGAGCCTGAACCACGACTCGCTCTTAGTTCGCAATGTGCGTTTGTGTCTGCATTCTGTCATAATTATACTTATAAACATATGTGTATAAGGAAAGCTATAAAAAAGATACTTCATTCTGTCGtctgccgttttttttttgtttgtttgttttagggtGCGATTTCAGCAGTGAGTGGCATCCTAAAGCAGCTCAAGAGACCTCACAAGAAAGTTGCAGTGAATCCCTACGACATATCTGAGCTCAAATCCTCAATGCAGTCATGTGAGAACACTACGGTATCTGTACGGAAGGTCTCAGTTAATGGGCATATCGAATAAAATTTGTGCTATATTCCTTCCTGTTCATCGTGTAGGTGGTGGTAAAGCTCTAAGCTCTCTGTTAGTGGGAGACAGGCCTGATAACCAGTGGCTGCAGTATGACAGCAGCAGGTTGCCACGCTCCCAGCAGGACTGGAATGATTGCTGCTTCATTGAGAAAACCCACTGGGGCTATTCCACATGGCCACGGTACACATGATTATAGTGCTtaaattattaagtattttCTGACGCTATACAATAACTTTGTGTGATTTCAGCGTTACAGAAGAtatcttttgaatttttaattttttatgcaaaaatatatatcagaaaaaaattaagcagcacaacttttcTCAAAATTTAGATTAACAAGAAATGAACAATAGTGTATTAAATCtaacttttgaacaatagtgtattttttttagcattcgaTTTAGAATTAGTTCATGGTTATATCTTTTTTTAGGAAGCTGATGCTTTATGCTCCCCCTGAGGAACAGCCAAAACAGGGCAAAACAAGAGACGAGATGAATGAggtacacaaatacatacattttcaaactaaattacatttaaacccAATCACTTCAGAACAACTCGTACCACcccatttaaattttatatttcagtctGGTTTTGCCTTGTTTGCTTAGGTTCATCTATATGTGTTATCTGTGTTTTAGAGTGAACAGATTATATACGATCATTTCTCAGACCAGCAGTTCATAGATCAGTTCATCCAGTATTTGTCTCTGGAGGACAGAAAGGGGAAAGATAAATTCAGCCCACGACGATTTTGCCTCTTTAAGGTGAGAATCTTTAGATGTGCTTCTACAAACCCTTTGAAATGCTGACTAGAGACTTTATGAGCCAAGTCTTCAGGCTTGTTTAAACCAGTCCTGACGGCCTAAATGAGGGAGAGTCAAAAAATAGAATGCATCAAAAACATCAT
Protein-coding sequences here:
- the psme4a gene encoding proteasome activator complex subunit 4A isoform X3, whose translation is MTVSNIIEVEEPHLGDCNMKKEATEFLGFVPQKDIVYNELLPYKDKLDEESNEFLALIKGNLGRAVQLREIWPGVLFWTRKLSTYMRLYGRKFSKEDHVHFVKLLYELVTISKLEISMMQSFARLLIILLKKKELLSRDDLELPWRPLYELQDRILYSKTEHLGLNWFPSSLRPRSSSKHIIVKLAQRCSVEAVLKALIKNCRPYFPESATQEMLEEWRPLMCPFDVTMQKAMGYFELFLPTTLPPELHDKGFKLWFDELISLWVSVQNLPSWEVNLVSLFARLANDNIGYIDWDPYIPKIFTRILRSLNLPVGSSQMLVSRYLTNAYDISHVVIWISALLMKLMKLVQRLPASVVKRLHRERYRMPTWLTPVPESHLLSEQDITDFVESMKQPVLMAMFSKTGSLDAAQALQNLALLRPELVIPPVLEKTYPAMETLTEPHQLTATLSCMISVARSLVAGGQRFPEGPTHMLPLLMRALPGVDPNDFSKCMITFQFLATFVTLVPLVDCSAAVQTRNDLTQVEKELCSASAEFEDFVLQFIDRCFALIDTSTLEQTREEMETEKMTHLESLVELGLSSTFSTILTQCSVEIFQVALEKVFNFATTNIFETHVAGRMVANMCRAATKCHPAESLKLFLPHCCNAILQISAYEEVLNEEELDKELMWNLQLLSEVTRVDGDQLLLYKSQLVQILQLTLHVKCKQGYNLACKLLYHILRSMSLIYPREYCSMPGGVQQHTDTYLPIKDWGRPGELLNLGIQWHVPNTEEKEFVFYLLDLLLKPELERLQKHTQGEQDISRDDVLQSLSIVHNCLLGASSLLPPLNGEPVPEKINSMIQLCETNVYTGVDYDRSRENYREDICKMIRPLLHHTLEHSEDDIKSLFSIIKIINDLLHFKGSHKHEFDSRWKSFSLIKKSMENKLHGSKQHIRALLIDRVMLQHELRNLTTEGCCYRNVHQDLINDLLRLSTSRYSQVRGRAQNVLFTALGTYSLCCRDVIPAVLEYLDPDRTDVSQQQFKGALYCLLGNHSGICLANLQYWDCVALTWPAIVRSGMSPSMSLEKSSVVRLVDDLADKVHRQYETIGIDFSIPESCVEVALKMMKSSNPEPTPCAASEQEELEGRKRQEQKNKESVQKYEKLVVDLLDSLYDRNLPWKFEQIAIGFLSLMLRDDRPLPSSAVLFFIESLNHDSLLVRNGAISAVSGILKQLKRPHKKVAVNPYDISELKSSMQSCGGKALSSLLVGDRPDNQWLQYDSSRLPRSQQDWNDCCFIEKTHWGYSTWPRKLMLYAPPEEQPKQGKTRDEMNESEQIIYDHFSDQQFIDQFIQYLSLEDRKGKDKFSPRRFCLFKGLFRNFDDAFLPLLKPHMERLVADSHESTQRCVAEIISGLIRGSKHWSYSKVEKLWALLCPLLRKALSNITIETYADWGTCIATACESRDPRKLHWLFEMLMESPVTGEGGSFVDACRLYVLQGGLAQQEWRVPELLHRLLQYLEPKLTQVYKNVRERIGSVLTYIFMIDVNLPLTQPTTSPRISEFTERVLARLKPLTEGEEEIQNHVVEENTEADQDERTQAIKLLKTVLKWLMTSAGRSFSSVVPEQLRLLPLLFKIAPVENDDSYDEMKRDAKTCLSLMSQGLLYSEQIPQVLSALEEISRSSSWHARYTVLTYLQIMVFYNLFTFLSDAKAVSDVRVLVLRLLEDEQLEVREMAATTLSGFLQCNFLSIDEPMQAHFKALSKTRLPKRKRRELGSVVDTIPSADLVRRHAGVLGLSACILSSPYDVPTWMPQILMDLSAHLNDTQPIEMTVKKTLSDFRRTHHDNWQEHKQKFTDDQLLVLTDLLVSPCYYA